One part of the Phragmites australis chromosome 3, lpPhrAust1.1, whole genome shotgun sequence genome encodes these proteins:
- the LOC133910574 gene encoding predicted GPI-anchored protein 58: MNAQIAKEMVMQGVVVSSSKSPAAPVLEVSFSAAPNVTTSTSVSTTVPTPAPVSKNLVVATAPTPAPSVSAPTLEDPVVATAPTPAPAISAPTPEDPVVAPAPTSFARPLSPDFDALSASNEAEHKSGSSFGSKFEVCPFITTATPPSSPALDAKEVDI, encoded by the coding sequence ATGAACGCTCAGATAGCCAAGGAGATGGTCATGCAGGGTGTTGTGGTTTCTAGCTCTAAGTCACCTGCTGCTCCAGTACTTGAGGTCTCTTTCTCAGCAGCTCCTAATGTTACCACTTCTACTTCTGTCTCAACGACTGTACCTACTCCTGCACCTGTTTCGAAGAATCTTGTTGTGGCGACCGCACCTACTCCAGCTCCTAGTGTTAGTGCACCTACTCTGGAGGATCCTGTTGTGGCGACCGCACCTACTCCTGCTCCTGCTATCAGTGCGCCTACTCCAGAGGATCCAGTTGTGGCGCCCGCACCAACTTCATTTGCGAGACCTTTGTCTCCTGACTTCGATGCCCTTTCTGCTTCTAATGAGGCCGAGCACAAATCTGGCTCTAGCTTTGGTTCCAAGTTCGAGGTTTGTCCTTTTATCACCACAGCAACGCCTCCTTCTTCTCCAGCCCTGGATGCTAAAGAGGTAGATATTTAG
- the LOC133911067 gene encoding myb-related protein Hv33-like — MAKQSCCHKKKLRRGLWSPEEDEKLMNHIAKYGHGCWSSVPKLAGLERCGKSCRLRWINYLRPDLKRGTFSQEEEDLIIHLHSMLGNKWSQIAAQLPGRTDNEVKNFWNSYIKKRLRERGIDPATHKPLTEAIGAAATTSTCRAVFGDADLIPTTTALAEPPMLDGVKLPLDWPVAGSAAPSSLSGYLQAGCFDMDMDSLLQQQQHCGGIQQAPVVPSASSSSTLTSMADAEYCGTNIAGSNLPWLELGQNTLGKAGHVDSYAGALDELRWSEYFDGAFQAAASQQGALQGQCVYGGGGKDDVAVQFDVHGLSNWC; from the exons ATGGCGAAGCAGTCGTGCTGCCACAAGAAGAAGCTGAGGAGAGGGCTCTGGTCgcccgaggaggacgagaagctcatgAATCACATTGCCAAGTACGGCCACGGCTGCTGGAGCTCCGTCCCTAAGCTCGCAG GCCTTGAGAGGTGTGGCAAGAGCTGCAGGCTGAGATGGATAAACTACCTGAGGCCAGACCTGAAGAGGGGCACATTCTCACAGGAAGAGGAGGACCTCATCATACATCTCCATTCCATGCTGGGAAACAA GTGGTCCCAGATAGCGGCGCAGCTGCCCGGCCGGACGGACAACGAGGTCAAGAACTTCTGGAACTCGTACATCAAGAAGAGGCTCAGGGAGCGCGGCATCGACCCCGCCACCCACAAGCCGCTCACCGAGGCCAttggcgccgccgccaccacgaGCACCTGCCGCGCAGTGTTCGGCGACGCCGACCTCATCCCGACTACGACAGCGCTCGCGGAGCCTCCAATGCTGGACGGCGTAAAGTTACCGCTGGACTGGCCCGTCGCGGGCAGCGCGGCGCCTTCGTCACTGTCGGGCTACCTGCAGGCGGGCTGCTTCGACATGGACATGGACtcgctgctgcagcagcagcagcactgcGGCGGCATCCAGCAGGCGCCGGTCGTCCCGTCGGCGTCCAGTTCGAGCACGCTGACCTCGATGGCAGACGCCGAGTACTGCGGCACCAACATCGCCGGCTCCAACCTGCCGTGGCTGGAGCTCGGGCAAAACACCCTGGGCAAGGCCGGCCACGTCGACAGCTACGCGGGCGCGCTGGACGAGCTCAGGTGGTCGGAGTACTTCGACGGCGCCTTCCAGGCCGCCGCGAGCCAGCAGGGCGCCCTGCAGGGGCAGTGCGTCTACGGCGGTGGCGGCAAGGACGACGTCGCCGTGCAGTTCGACGTCCATGGACTAAGCAACTGGTGCTAA